GCAGATTCCATCTGGTCCTCTTAGGAGGCTGTCTCTGGGGAAGCCAGTACCATGTAAAAAGTCTGGCTATTCTAAGACCATCATGCAAGAGAGGCCAGATGTAGGTCCTCCAGGTGACAACCCCGGAAGAGGTCCCAGCTGGCATTCAACATCAAGAGCCAACAATCCGAGTGAGCCTTCTCAGATGTCCAGCCCAGTCAGCCTTCAGGTGACCACAGCTCCAATCAACATCTGATGACAAATGTATGAAATGAGAATTGCCCTGCTGACTCCTTTCTGAATTTCTGACCCATAAAATTGTGAGAAAACCAAGATGGCTGTCATTCCACATCACTTAGTGTGTTGTTTCAcatcactaagttttggggtgatttgttatgtAACAATAGGACATCCACTGATTTTCTGCCATCAGCAACTTACCTTCTTCCTTCTAAAGTTGTTGGCTCTGCTGAGGTGCCAATAGCCACTAGATAGCTTTCTTAGTCCCCACAAAATTCACCGCTTTCATGCCTTAATGTTTTTCCAAGGCTAGGTTTACCTCACCTACATTGACACTCATGACACACAGGGTATGAGAATCCAACTGAATGCAGAGCAAGGAAAATGTCAGCCTGCAACATGCTCAATCGATGTCTGCTCCAAGTAAAAAGAAACTTCATCTGTTCCCATTGTACCTACAATGCCTAGAGTGGCACCTGGCATTGGAGATACACTCATTATTGGCAGAAAAGCTGAGTGTTaggagagaagctgaggcagggcttggaaTATGTCTggggtccagggtctaaaacctGTCACGGCttctggaatgtgtctagacttgctggctccttgtgTCTAGCACTCCCATTATCTCAAATAGCCAtatgtttcaaagaaaatgatAACCATCACAGCTGTAGCTCATTTGCTTGATACATAGCTTCCTTTCAACCCCCACATCCTCAcaacctgtttctttgtttgatcaccaataaatagtgtgggctcccagagctcagggccttTGCAGCCTCCATACTAGCATTGGTCCCctggtcccactttctctcttgtcttttctcattcctttgactccactggactctgtagcccctccccacccccggcaggctggtgttgggtctgatcaccccaacactCATCAAATGTTTGTGCAATCTCAGTCTCTATGAACCCTGAAATGCACACAATGAATTTTAGGCCAACTAGCTTCATCAATGCTTGAGGCTTTGCATGTACAACATAGCTTAGTGTGGGACTCAGGTATCCCATAAGGAGCTTGcccatcctttttcttttttatccattATGTGTTTTAATTCTGACTTTTAAAGAGTACTTCCCAAGCATGTCTTAAGTGTACCAGGGCAAGAAGCCTATTACATTGATTCAAGTCTACCCAATTGTAAGTTTCATATCTCTGTTCACTTTCTCAGAGAACTCTTCTTAGCCAGTTAAGTGATTTGACTAGCAGAGCAGATTTGACTTCAACTTTCAGTCATGGTTCCTTTTGACACTTTTCATTCCAGTTTCTTAAGAAATAATGTGTCCAAGTATATTGGAGCAAAACTGATTTCTAgtttgccactttttaaaaatgaaaatttaaagaaagtattATAATCAGTATTTCCAAAGTATCATATAGGTCTTATTCTCTGTCTAAAATGTCCATGCTCAACCTCTGATTTCCCTCAAAACTTTCTACTTTGACTTAGCCACAGctatatgatttattttcatctttctgaaGTTACCTTGAGAGCCATTATGGCTTGGGTTAAACAGCCCCCTTTTTTGCAATATTATTTCCAAAATCCAGCTATCAAAATGAAACAGCACTGGTGATTCACATCAATCACTTTGGTTTGGAGTAGAGATAAAACACTGCCATATTCCAATGTTGGGACAGGAGCTTCTCAATTAGAGTCCAACTATAATATGGCTGTGTCTCATTATTGTTGAGTTCACAAAGTAACACatgacagaaaataataataataatgagttcAATTCTATCTCAAATCTCTTAAAAGAAATTTACAGATATGTAATCTGTACCCCCAGAAACATTAATCctgtctcttttttctgttttctcagagcACAGAGCCTCTCATTGGCATTCCCATCAGAGAAAACTTCAATTCCAATTGCTTCAGAATTTACTAACTTCAACTCACCTCCCTCCCTAAAGTCCATTATGTGCAGCTTGATTTGATCTTCATCCTTCAGACCTTTCTGCCTCCACACCTTCCATCCTCTTTGGTCTCATTCTTGTCGATTTTCTGATTCCCTATGCCACCCTCAAGAGAAACTGTGGGCTCCAAGATCAAATTACTCCTCCCACGGTATCACACAAGAAAAGTCAGGCCTTTTCTAAGAGATTTTCATCAACCTCTCTCAACACCTCCCCTTTCTCCTATACTTCTATCCTCAAATCTCCCACAGGGACCCCCTGCATGAAGAAAAATCTGACCCATTGATTTTCCAGCCACAAGCCGGTATTATTCTGGATGCAGGGTGTGCTAGACCTTAAGGAGCTGAGGGAGGGGAGACCCACTGAGCAGCCTTCTGTGTAGCAGAGTGAAAGACAAGTGAGATGCAGGTGCTGTTCAGAAGCTTTATTTCTCTGTATAATCAGACACAAGTGATAACATTGTCAGGAGAAAAGGAGGCTTCCACAATCTAGGAAAACACATGGGTGGAGCCTTTTGGAAAAAGCATAATCCTTCCCcatgaatgaatgattaattaGGATGTCTAAGAAAGGATCTGTCAAGTTAGGACTTTTCCTTGGTCCTTGAGATACTTCTGTCCTCTAAAGTCACTTGTCTCCACATCAGGAATTAGGTCAGCAGCAGCCTCCAGAGCCATAGCCACAGCTGGAGGCACCATCTTGCCGACCACAGCCCCTGTCACAGGAGTTGGAGCTCTGGCGCCAGCATCGTTGGGACCTGCCATGCCTGTGGTGGCTCAGGCAGCAGCCGCCCTCAGAGCTGGGGCCACCGCAGCCCCCAGGGCTTGGAGCACAGCaggaggaggctggaggcagACACTGTGCTGAGCTCTTTGGGGGGCATTTGGGTGAGGGGCACTTGGGCGGAGGCTGGCACTGCTGCTGGTTCTGCTGGCAGGACATCTTGGCAGGAGGTCAGAGCCTGGATAGATAAAAGGAAAAGCTCAACGCAAAAGCTCCAGGCTAGTGTCTCCTCTACGAATGGTTTTATGAAGTCCTAAGACCAGTTGCTTCCTGAGATATACACTTcatgaataaaaacagaaactcgTCTCAAGTAAAACTGGCCTGGTAAGACGTTTCCTTCTACTTTTCCCCCTTCCAGAAAAGAATACTGGTGTCTTCTAACTGGGCCCCAAGTCCTTCTGTCTTCATAGAAACACTGGTGCAAAAACACCAAATTGAGTAATGATTCTCAGAGAATATCACTGGACATGTATGCATGTCTTAGGAAGAGTAGAGAGAATGCTGAGAGCCAGGGCTCTGGTGTGTCACAGACTTCCATGCACCCCAAAGAGGTTCCTTGCTCACTGCCCCTTCCCCTACCCTCAATTGCCCTCTGAAGTCCTCTTCCTGCTGTGTGTACATCTGTGTACATCTGACACctcttcttcccccttccctAGTAAAATCTGGGCTTATCTTCCCCAGACACCCCCAGCTGTGGGTCCCCTCTAGATACTTACCCGGTACAGAAGATACTAAGGAGGAGAAGGCTGTTCTTTAGGAGGCTGTGGATGAGGAGCCTAAAATAAGAGCCTTTTTATCTTGTGCAGGGTTACTGATGCACAGCCCAGGCATGCTGCTTTCACAACAAGGGGAGGTGGCAGAGCCAAACACTCCCATCCCAGGCATCCAGCATCTTCCTTCACGCTTGCCAAGATGCCTGTCAAGAGGAAACCAGGAAGTCTTGATGACAGATCTCCACGTGTGTTGGGGACCTGtcatttcttctcctttcacTCATTCAGCTCAGATGTTTTAGTCTGAGCTCTGTCCCTTGCATTTTGCAGTGAGAATGTATAGATGCATATGACACATTTCCTGACCTTGAGCCTTTCAAAGTTAACTGGACTTATATCAGAGATGAAAACAtatgtgccgggcgcggtggctcacgcctgtaatcccagcactttgggaggccgagacgggcggatcacgaggtcaggagatcgagaccatcctggctaacacggtgaaaccccgtctctactaaaaaatacaaaaaactagccgggcgaggtggcgggcacctgtagtcccagctactcgggaggctgaggcaggagaatggcgtgaacccgggaggcggagcttgcagtgagctgagatccggccaccgcactccagcctgggtgacagagcgagactccgtctaaaaaaaaaaaaaaaaaaaaaaaaaaaaaaaaaaaaaaaaaagaaaacatatgtgtCTGATATGGTATCATGTGGTGCGTCCTGGGATACAAACATCTTTTTTTTGGACATCAGTTCCCTATTCCTCTGCATATTCCCCAGGGGTATGGTTTGTTGAGATGTAATTGGCTCCTGACTCTTGGGGATGTTGGGTGATCTGAGACCACTGGACCCTGGGAGTGAGATGTATTAGGTAATTAATGGAGGATGGGACCCAGACCCTGTCTGGGACAGTTGGAGCCCAAAAGAGAATTAAGGTAGGATTAtatgaataagcaaatgaaatcATTAAGGAACGTGCAACAGTTGAGATCACAAGACTCATACTTAATATGAAAAACGTAGGTTGGCCCATATGTAGCTTCCCATGGGATGTATGATACTGATGGTAAGCAAATAAAATGGTCCATGAgcaaaaatatataagataattGGTGAGAGTCATGAAGATGATTTGTTCAATGAATTGCGGATGATGAGGTTAGTGATGGTAGTGACATCATGTGCATCACATTTAATGGAACAAACCTCATACATTCTAAGGTTTCTGTAGGATGAAATATAAAGTCTGATTCTTATTTTTCCCATTCAATTTTGTAATAGTTTTAGACATGAATTTTTCACTGAATTCATCTCTATTATCATAATACCTGTACTTTGCTAtttgtttctaaaaaattaaagtcaGAAGTATAACAGAACATTATATTTAAGTTAAATggcaattttaaataatacatgtttatggTAAATGCCTGTTATTGTTCCCTGTACTTGATAGTTTATGGCTTTTAGACAACAAACTCCCTATCAGAGCATGCACTTTACAACTTACTCTCTTTAAAACACAGTGGGAGGTCGGGGGCAGAATTCCatgatttattttgagatatttaagagaaaatgaaTTGTCTCTAGGAATGTGGCTTGGgaatggaggaggaggaatagGATTGATTCTCCTCTCTGATATTCTTCTGTCTGCAGAGGCCTCTTGCTGAAGGGATATTTTTGGGCTTAGCTCCAGGGCTACACTAGGTGTCCATTTCTTTTACATTCTTTAGAACCCACCAATTGCTAGTGCATTGGAAGGAATTACTTATG
This region of Macaca fascicularis isolate 582-1 chromosome 1, T2T-MFA8v1.1 genomic DNA includes:
- the LCE3B gene encoding late cornified envelope protein 3B encodes the protein MSCQQNQQQCQPPPKCPSPKCPPKSSAQCLPPASSCCAPSPGGCGGPSSEGGCCLSHHRHGRSQRCWRQSSNSCDRGCGRQDGASSCGYGSGGCC